The following proteins come from a genomic window of Streptomyces liliiviolaceus:
- a CDS encoding RNA polymerase sigma factor, with amino-acid sequence MGTGAQEREGGRIVDEDAVIARVRAGEPEAYAQLVRAHTGLALRAAAALGAGADAEDVVQQAFFKAYSSLGRFRDGAAFRPWLLSIVANETRNTVRTAVRQRSLAGREAALVEAEPLIPESADPAAAALETERRTALLTALESLGEEHRLVVTYRYLLEMDESETAQALGWPRGTVKSRLNRALRKLSRLLPDFEPHRERPVTRRNERRGGDEHE; translated from the coding sequence TTGGGGACGGGTGCGCAGGAGCGTGAGGGGGGCCGCATCGTCGATGAGGACGCGGTCATCGCACGGGTGCGCGCCGGAGAGCCGGAGGCGTACGCGCAGCTGGTGCGCGCCCATACGGGCCTCGCGCTCAGGGCCGCCGCGGCGCTGGGCGCGGGGGCGGACGCGGAGGACGTGGTGCAGCAGGCCTTCTTCAAGGCCTACAGCTCCCTGGGGCGTTTTCGGGACGGCGCGGCGTTCAGACCGTGGCTGCTCTCGATCGTCGCCAATGAGACGAGGAACACAGTGCGGACGGCGGTGCGGCAGCGGTCTCTGGCCGGCCGCGAGGCCGCGCTCGTGGAGGCGGAGCCGCTGATACCGGAATCGGCGGACCCGGCGGCCGCCGCGCTGGAGACCGAGCGCAGGACGGCGCTGCTGACCGCCCTGGAGAGCCTCGGCGAGGAGCACCGCCTGGTCGTCACCTACCGCTATCTGCTGGAGATGGACGAGTCGGAGACGGCCCAGGCCCTGGGCTGGCCGCGCGGGACGGTGAAATCCCGGCTCAACCGCGCCCTGCGAAAGCTGAGCAGACTCCTCCCGGACTTCGAACCACACCGGGAACGGCCCGTGACGAGAAGAAACGAGAGGAGAGGAGGTGATGAGCATGAGTGA
- a CDS encoding glutathionylspermidine synthase family protein — translation MERRTIEPRPGWQRTVEEQGLIYPLTRYPDDSLRPYWDESAHYVFSLPEVEALEEVVEELHTMCLAAAEHIVTENRLADLGITDPRVAEPVAEAWRRRAELPSLYGRFDLRYDGTGPAKLLEYNADTPTSLVEAASPQWFWMEERFPGADQWNSLHERLVEAWRKQASLLPPGSPLYFAHSAADELGEDLMTVGYLKETAEQAGLDTAWIAMEEIGWDRLSGRFVDKQLRFIRSCFKLYPWEWLTTDRFAPHVLATLDNGGGTGTTMWIEPAWKMLLSNKALLAILWELYPDHPNLLPAYLDGPRELAGTSGYVAKPLLGREGAGVTIHEPGSGPAAVREEACCYQELAPLPSFDGNRVVLGAWVVGHESAGLGIRESSGLVTDEYARFLPHVIL, via the coding sequence GTGGAACGCCGAACCATCGAACCCCGCCCCGGCTGGCAGCGAACGGTCGAGGAGCAGGGCCTCATCTACCCCCTCACCCGCTACCCGGACGACTCCCTGCGCCCCTACTGGGACGAGTCCGCCCACTACGTCTTCTCCCTGCCCGAGGTCGAGGCCCTGGAAGAGGTCGTCGAGGAACTCCACACGATGTGCCTGGCCGCGGCCGAGCACATCGTCACCGAGAACCGCCTCGCCGACCTCGGGATCACCGACCCGCGCGTGGCGGAACCGGTCGCCGAGGCCTGGCGCCGCCGCGCCGAACTCCCCTCCCTGTACGGGCGTTTCGACCTCCGCTACGACGGCACGGGACCGGCGAAGCTCCTGGAGTACAACGCCGACACCCCGACCTCGCTCGTCGAGGCCGCGAGCCCCCAGTGGTTCTGGATGGAGGAACGCTTCCCCGGCGCCGACCAGTGGAACTCCCTCCACGAACGGCTCGTCGAAGCCTGGCGGAAGCAGGCCTCCCTCCTCCCGCCCGGCAGCCCCCTCTACTTCGCGCACTCCGCCGCCGACGAACTCGGCGAGGACCTCATGACGGTCGGCTATCTGAAGGAGACCGCGGAACAGGCCGGCCTCGACACCGCCTGGATCGCGATGGAGGAGATCGGCTGGGACCGCCTCTCCGGACGCTTCGTCGACAAGCAGCTCCGGTTCATCCGCAGCTGCTTCAAGCTCTATCCCTGGGAATGGCTCACCACCGACCGCTTCGCCCCGCACGTCCTCGCCACCCTCGACAACGGCGGCGGCACCGGCACGACGATGTGGATCGAACCCGCCTGGAAGATGCTCCTCAGCAACAAAGCCCTCCTCGCGATCCTCTGGGAGCTCTACCCGGACCACCCGAACCTCCTCCCCGCCTATCTCGACGGCCCCCGCGAACTGGCCGGCACCAGCGGATACGTGGCCAAGCCCCTCCTCGGCCGCGAGGGCGCCGGCGTCACCATCCACGAACCGGGCTCCGGCCCCGCCGCCGTCCGCGAGGAGGCCTGCTGCTACCAGGAGCTGGCGCCCCTGCCGTCCTTCGACGGCAACCGGGTCGTCCTCGGCGCCTGGGTCGTCGGACACGAATCGGCCGGCCTCGGCATCCGCGAATCGTCCGGCCTGGTGACGGACGAATACGCGCGCTTCCTGCCGCACGTGATCCTGTGA
- the trpS gene encoding tryptophan--tRNA ligase, with translation MLSGIQPTAGSFHLGNYLGAVRQWVALQESHDAFYMVVDLHAITLPQDPADLRANTRLAAAQLLAAGLDPERCTLFVQSHVPEHAQLAWIMNCLTGFGEASRMTQFKDKSAKQGADRASVGLFTYPILQVADILLYQANEVPVGEDQRQHIELTRDLAERFNSRLGQTFTVPKPYILKETAKIFDLQDPTIKMSKSASTPKGLINLLDEPKATAKKVKSAVTDTDTVIRFDPVEKPGVSNLLTIYSTLTGTGIAELEQKYVGKGYGALKTDLAEVMVDFVTPFRERTQQYLDDPETLDSILAKGAEKARAVAAETLSQAYDKVGFLPAKH, from the coding sequence GTGCTCTCCGGAATCCAGCCCACCGCAGGCTCGTTCCACCTCGGCAACTACCTCGGCGCCGTCCGCCAGTGGGTGGCCCTGCAAGAGTCCCACGACGCCTTCTACATGGTCGTGGACCTGCATGCGATCACCCTTCCGCAGGACCCCGCGGACCTGCGTGCGAACACCCGGCTCGCCGCCGCCCAGCTGCTGGCCGCCGGGCTCGACCCCGAGCGCTGCACACTCTTCGTCCAGAGCCATGTCCCCGAGCACGCCCAGCTCGCGTGGATCATGAACTGCCTCACCGGCTTCGGCGAGGCCTCCCGCATGACCCAGTTCAAGGACAAGTCCGCCAAGCAGGGCGCGGACCGCGCCTCCGTCGGCCTCTTCACGTACCCGATCCTCCAGGTCGCGGACATCCTGCTGTACCAGGCCAACGAGGTACCCGTGGGCGAGGACCAGCGCCAGCACATCGAGCTGACACGTGACCTCGCCGAGCGGTTCAACAGCCGTCTTGGGCAGACGTTCACGGTTCCGAAGCCGTACATCCTCAAGGAGACGGCGAAGATCTTCGATCTTCAGGACCCGACGATCAAGATGAGCAAGTCGGCGTCCACGCCGAAGGGCCTCATCAACCTCCTCGACGAGCCGAAGGCCACCGCGAAGAAGGTCAAGAGCGCGGTCACGGACACGGACACGGTGATCAGGTTCGACCCGGTGGAGAAGCCGGGCGTCAGCAATCTGCTGACCATCTACTCCACGCTCACCGGCACCGGTATCGCGGAACTGGAGCAGAAGTACGTCGGCAAGGGCTACGGTGCGCTGAAGACGGACCTGGCTGAGGTCATGGTCGACTTCGTGACGCCCTTCCGGGAGCGCACCCAGCAGTATCTGGACGACCCGGAGACGCTCGACTCGATCCTGGCCAAGGGAGCGGAGAAGGCTCGCGCGGTCGCGGCGGAGACGCTCTCCCAGGCGTACGACAAGGTGGGCTTCCTGCCCGCCAAGCACTGA
- a CDS encoding 2'-5' RNA ligase family protein, with protein sequence MGTVTIGVSIAVPEPHGSLLQERREGFGDPAASGIPTHVTLLPPTEVDRAALPAIETHLVEVAAAGRPFSMRLNGTGTFRPLSPVVFVQVVEGAEACTWLQKQVRDASGPVARELQFPYHPHVTVAHGIDDAAMDRAFEELAEYEAQWPCTGFALYEQGADGVWRRLRDYVFGGAVVPPQANHVERGPLPAC encoded by the coding sequence GTGGGGACCGTAACGATCGGTGTGTCGATCGCGGTCCCGGAGCCACACGGCAGCCTGCTCCAGGAGCGGCGCGAGGGCTTCGGCGACCCCGCGGCTTCCGGCATTCCCACCCACGTCACACTGCTGCCGCCGACCGAGGTCGACCGGGCGGCGCTGCCCGCGATCGAGACGCATCTCGTGGAGGTCGCGGCGGCCGGCCGGCCCTTCTCGATGCGGCTGAACGGCACCGGAACGTTCCGTCCGCTGTCCCCGGTCGTGTTCGTGCAGGTGGTCGAGGGAGCCGAGGCCTGCACCTGGCTGCAGAAGCAGGTCCGGGACGCGTCCGGGCCCGTGGCGCGCGAGCTGCAGTTCCCGTACCACCCGCATGTGACGGTGGCGCACGGCATCGACGACGCGGCGATGGATCGTGCCTTCGAGGAACTGGCGGAGTACGAGGCGCAGTGGCCGTGCACGGGGTTCGCGCTCTACGAGCAGGGGGCCGACGGCGTGTGGCGCAGGCTGCGCGACTACGTCTTCGGAGGCGCCGTCGTGCCGCCGCAGGCGAATCATGTTGAGCGGGGGCCGCTTCCGGCGTGCTGA
- a CDS encoding glycine hydroxymethyltransferase, whose product MPEPLSTESTAFRSALEVIRAVEPRIADAIGQEVADQREMLKLIASENYASPATLLAMGNWFSDKYAEGTVGRRFYAGCRNVDTVEALAAEHARELFGAEHAYAQPHSGIDANLVAFWAVLAQRVEAPALERAGVRNVNDLSEADWAELRQAFGNQRMLGMSLDAGGHLTHGFRPNISGKMFDQRSYGTDPTTGLIDYEALRATAREFKPMIIVAGYSAYPRLVNFRIMREIADEVGATLMVDMAHFAGLVAGKVLTGDFDPVPHAQIVTTTTHKSLRGPRGGMVLCDSSLADQVDRGCPMVLGGPLPHVMAAKAVALAEARRPEFRDYAQAVVDNARSLAEGLMRRGATLVTGGTDNHLNLIDVASSYGLTGRQAESALLDSGIVTNRNAIPADPNGAWYTSGIRIGTPALTTRGLGATEMDEIAGLIDRVLTTTEPGTTKKGTPSKAQHVLDPKIADEISHRATDLLTGFPLYPEIDLG is encoded by the coding sequence ATGCCAGAGCCCCTTTCCACCGAATCCACCGCCTTCCGCAGTGCCCTCGAAGTGATCCGTGCCGTCGAACCCCGGATCGCCGACGCCATCGGGCAGGAGGTCGCCGACCAGCGCGAGATGCTCAAACTGATCGCCTCCGAGAACTACGCCTCCCCGGCCACCCTCCTCGCGATGGGCAACTGGTTCAGCGACAAGTACGCGGAAGGCACCGTCGGCCGCCGCTTCTACGCCGGCTGTCGCAACGTGGACACCGTCGAGGCCCTCGCCGCCGAGCACGCCCGCGAGCTCTTCGGCGCCGAGCACGCCTACGCCCAGCCGCACTCCGGCATCGACGCCAACCTCGTCGCCTTCTGGGCCGTCCTCGCCCAGCGCGTCGAGGCCCCCGCCCTGGAGAGGGCCGGCGTCCGCAACGTCAACGACCTCTCCGAGGCCGACTGGGCCGAACTGCGCCAGGCCTTCGGCAACCAGCGCATGCTCGGTATGTCCCTGGACGCCGGCGGCCACCTCACCCACGGCTTCCGCCCGAACATCTCCGGCAAGATGTTCGACCAGCGCTCCTACGGCACCGACCCCACCACCGGCCTCATCGACTACGAGGCCCTGCGTGCCACGGCCCGCGAGTTCAAGCCGATGATCATCGTCGCCGGCTACTCCGCCTACCCCCGTCTCGTGAACTTCCGGATCATGCGCGAGATCGCCGACGAGGTCGGTGCCACGCTCATGGTCGACATGGCGCACTTCGCCGGCCTCGTCGCCGGCAAGGTCCTCACCGGGGACTTCGACCCGGTGCCGCACGCCCAGATCGTCACCACGACCACCCACAAGTCGCTGCGCGGCCCGCGCGGCGGCATGGTCCTGTGCGACTCGTCGCTCGCCGACCAGGTCGACCGCGGCTGCCCGATGGTCCTCGGCGGCCCCCTTCCGCACGTCATGGCCGCCAAGGCGGTCGCACTCGCCGAGGCACGCCGCCCCGAGTTCCGCGACTACGCCCAGGCCGTCGTCGACAACGCCCGCTCCCTCGCCGAGGGCCTGATGCGGCGCGGTGCCACGCTGGTCACCGGCGGCACGGACAATCACCTCAACCTCATCGATGTCGCCTCCTCCTACGGCCTCACCGGCCGCCAGGCCGAGTCGGCCCTGCTCGACTCGGGCATCGTCACCAACCGCAACGCGATCCCCGCCGACCCGAACGGCGCCTGGTACACCTCGGGCATCCGGATCGGCACGCCCGCGCTGACCACCCGGGGCCTCGGGGCCACCGAGATGGACGAGATCGCCGGCCTCATCGACCGCGTCCTGACCACCACGGAACCGGGCACCACCAAGAAGGGCACCCCTTCCAAGGCCCAGCACGTCCTCGACCCGAAGATCGCGGACGAGATCTCCCACCGTGCGACCGACCTCCTCACCGGCTTCCCGCTGTACCCGGAGATCGACCTCGGCTGA